A genome region from Streptomyces sp. NBC_01296 includes the following:
- a CDS encoding TolB family protein, with protein sequence MRRHSEIRNTRRAVLASGIVAALLPVGVAHATDAEPRPAGTAPISNSAGGPSISADGRYVAFASPARDLVAGDTNRADDVFVRDRQTGVITRVSVDSAGNQANNVSRNPSISADGRYVAFESSATNLVAGDTNRYRDIFVHDLQTGETTRASVGSHDEQSDSESFHPSISADGRFVAFDSPASNLVSGDTNDIHDVFVRDRQTGETTRVSVDSNGRQGDGISQLPSISADGRYVSFSSGAKTLSLFPDNNHADDVFVHDQLTGYTDRISVGPDGNEGNSASRTATISGDGRYVAFESTASNLVAGDTGGRFDTDIFLYDRVTRTTTQVNLGPNGLSDSGTPGQERTTLSADGRYIAFVSGEDKLVSGDTNSRWDVFVRDRVTATTTRVSVANDGSQSDGYGYSPSISADGHHVAFTTSATNLGGDGTSREFNLYVRDLGN encoded by the coding sequence ATGAGACGTCACTCCGAAATCCGCAACACAAGGCGCGCAGTGCTCGCGTCGGGAATCGTCGCGGCGCTGCTACCGGTCGGCGTCGCGCATGCCACGGATGCCGAACCGAGGCCGGCAGGCACGGCACCGATCAGCAACTCCGCCGGCGGGCCGTCGATCTCCGCCGACGGCCGCTACGTGGCGTTCGCCTCGCCTGCAAGGGATTTGGTGGCCGGCGACACCAACCGAGCGGACGACGTGTTCGTGCGCGACCGGCAGACCGGCGTCATCACCAGGGTCAGCGTCGACTCCGCAGGCAACCAGGCCAACAACGTGAGCCGGAATCCGTCGATCTCCGCCGACGGGCGCTACGTCGCGTTCGAGTCCTCCGCGACGAACCTGGTGGCCGGTGACACCAACCGCTACCGCGACATTTTCGTGCACGACCTGCAGACCGGTGAGACGACCAGGGCCAGCGTCGGAAGCCACGACGAGCAGAGCGACAGCGAGAGTTTCCATCCGTCGATCTCCGCCGACGGCCGGTTCGTCGCGTTCGACTCTCCCGCGTCGAACCTGGTGTCCGGCGACACCAACGACATCCACGACGTCTTCGTGCGCGACCGGCAGACCGGTGAGACCACCAGGGTCAGCGTCGATTCGAACGGTCGCCAGGGCGACGGCATCAGCCAACTGCCGTCGATTTCGGCAGACGGGCGCTACGTCTCGTTCTCTTCCGGGGCGAAGACGCTGTCCCTGTTCCCCGACAACAATCACGCGGACGACGTGTTTGTGCACGATCAGCTGACCGGGTACACCGACCGGATCAGCGTCGGTCCCGACGGCAACGAAGGCAATTCCGCCAGTCGCACGGCGACCATCTCGGGCGACGGCCGCTACGTCGCGTTCGAATCCACGGCGTCGAATCTGGTGGCGGGCGACACCGGCGGTCGGTTCGACACCGACATCTTCCTGTACGACCGGGTTACCCGGACGACGACGCAGGTGAACCTCGGCCCCAATGGCCTGAGCGACAGCGGAACCCCCGGTCAGGAGCGGACGACGCTCTCTGCCGACGGCCGCTACATCGCGTTCGTGTCCGGCGAGGACAAGCTGGTGAGCGGCGACACCAACTCACGCTGGGACGTGTTCGTGCGAGACCGGGTGACCGCCACCACGACCAGGGTCAGCGTCGCCAATGACGGCTCGCAGAGCGATGGGTACGGCTACAGCCCCTCGATTTCGGCCGACGGCCACCACGTCGCTTTCACGACCAGCGCGACGAACCTGGGCGGTGACGGCACCAGCCGGGAGTTCAACCTGTACGTACGCGACCTCGGCAACTGA
- a CDS encoding helix-turn-helix transcriptional regulator — protein sequence MTDEANGEPVGRFLGRAREVAILRALLAGEGGTWCVAVTGEPGIGKSRLLTELGKLADTAGWTVRSARAAEFETHIPFGVFVTALDDQLAELGPERLASLGQQQVALLATVFPAIPAAGPADLVDAERYRLHRAVRALLELVAEPSGLVLVFDDLHWADEGSVELLDHLLRHPPQARVVLALAGRPRQTSLRLWHALSRAATDGVAELLELAPLSQADAGHVMPEGLSRSRREELYRASGGNPFYLEALVRAGERGIAVGDAALHPDGAIPVAVHAVLAAELAALTPQERVVAHAAAVVGDDFEADSLAETAAMDAGSVLAALDRLADRDLVRLDGATRRFRYRHPLVRSVAYQDAGPGWRLQAHGRAASALRSRGAPPAEFARHVERSAVRGDLEAVATLTEAAEATMHTTPATAGHFLRAAIRLLPDSESATPQRLILLGRLAHVLGATGDLRQARDTMQEVLRLLPAELTQIRAQTARACATVEQILGRYTEARAMLHSEWKRVEDVDAHSAAFLLVALVAGESVERENGQDRVAEAIAAAREVGDPMLLVTALSAATLIDRRADRLDEAAALLDALPDTDLVHDIDAAFWLSWSEVSADRLTAASRHMSRGLQLARASRQSHKIALLTAIRGMVHAYLGELEAATTCFDDSLESAELTGSEELRVMALTFGCWITTWRGDLAEALRLGKEAIVVDNQATATSSWRSGQAEAMLAQAMLHAGDPHACIELLLTSGGGAELPAVGLRTRPLVYLMLTEAEAVAGRVAAAAEWADRAEDAAGRLNLPLRTAMAQQARAIATLPTDPAAAAPLAVAAAGTFGRIGAAVEAGRAHLLAATAFGGSGAMEQARTHLVSARALFTRCDAQLFLPQVAREERRLNARGPRPESGAERFDLTAREVEIVNLVSDGLTNRDIGQRLHLSPKTIEVHLGRVYAKVGVSGRAALAGVWAAAARD from the coding sequence ATGACTGACGAAGCAAATGGGGAGCCTGTCGGCAGATTTCTCGGCCGGGCGCGAGAAGTCGCGATCCTGCGTGCGCTGCTGGCGGGCGAAGGTGGCACCTGGTGCGTCGCGGTCACCGGCGAACCGGGGATCGGCAAGAGTCGGCTGCTGACGGAGCTGGGGAAGCTCGCGGACACAGCAGGATGGACGGTACGCAGCGCACGCGCGGCGGAGTTCGAGACCCACATCCCGTTCGGTGTGTTCGTCACCGCACTCGACGACCAGCTCGCCGAGCTGGGCCCGGAGCGTCTCGCTTCCCTCGGGCAACAGCAGGTCGCACTTCTCGCGACCGTGTTCCCGGCGATTCCCGCCGCCGGTCCCGCCGACCTGGTCGACGCGGAGCGGTACCGGCTGCACCGGGCGGTTCGGGCGTTGCTGGAGCTGGTCGCCGAGCCGTCCGGGCTGGTGCTCGTCTTCGACGATCTGCATTGGGCGGACGAGGGTTCGGTCGAGCTGCTCGACCATCTTCTGCGCCACCCGCCCCAGGCGCGGGTGGTCCTGGCATTGGCGGGCAGGCCCCGGCAGACGTCGCTGCGACTGTGGCACGCACTGTCCCGCGCCGCGACCGACGGGGTGGCCGAGCTGCTGGAACTCGCGCCGCTGAGCCAAGCCGATGCCGGCCACGTCATGCCGGAAGGTCTGAGCCGTTCCCGGCGGGAAGAGCTTTACCGGGCCAGTGGCGGAAACCCGTTCTACCTGGAAGCCCTGGTACGGGCCGGTGAGCGGGGTATAGCCGTCGGTGATGCGGCGCTCCACCCCGACGGGGCGATCCCGGTGGCGGTCCACGCAGTGCTCGCCGCCGAGTTGGCCGCGTTGACCCCGCAAGAGCGGGTCGTCGCGCATGCCGCCGCGGTCGTGGGTGACGACTTCGAGGCTGATTCGCTCGCCGAAACGGCAGCAATGGACGCCGGGTCCGTGCTCGCCGCGCTCGACCGGCTCGCCGATCGTGACCTGGTGCGGCTGGACGGCGCGACCCGCCGGTTCCGGTACCGGCATCCGCTGGTGCGCAGCGTCGCATACCAGGACGCCGGCCCTGGCTGGCGGCTTCAGGCACACGGCCGGGCCGCGTCGGCACTCCGGAGCCGGGGCGCGCCGCCGGCCGAGTTCGCCCGGCACGTGGAGCGATCCGCCGTCCGCGGTGACCTCGAGGCGGTTGCGACGCTCACCGAGGCGGCCGAGGCGACGATGCACACCACGCCGGCGACCGCCGGGCACTTCCTGCGGGCGGCCATCCGGTTGCTCCCCGACTCGGAGTCGGCCACGCCGCAGCGCCTCATCCTGCTCGGCCGGCTGGCACACGTACTCGGCGCCACGGGCGACCTGCGGCAGGCCAGGGACACCATGCAGGAGGTGCTGCGTCTCCTGCCTGCCGAACTCACCCAGATCCGGGCACAGACGGCGCGGGCCTGCGCGACGGTGGAGCAGATTCTCGGGCGCTACACCGAGGCCAGGGCGATGCTGCACAGCGAGTGGAAACGTGTCGAAGATGTTGACGCCCACTCGGCGGCCTTCCTCCTCGTCGCGCTCGTTGCCGGTGAAAGTGTGGAGCGCGAAAACGGACAGGACCGGGTGGCCGAGGCGATCGCCGCCGCGCGGGAAGTCGGGGATCCGATGCTGCTGGTGACGGCTTTGTCGGCCGCCACCCTCATCGACCGGCGGGCGGACCGGCTGGACGAGGCGGCCGCACTCCTCGACGCGCTGCCCGACACCGATCTGGTCCACGACATCGATGCGGCGTTCTGGCTGAGCTGGTCGGAAGTCTCCGCCGACCGGCTCACGGCGGCGAGCCGACACATGAGCCGTGGCCTGCAACTGGCACGCGCGAGCAGGCAGTCACACAAGATCGCGCTGCTGACCGCGATACGCGGCATGGTGCACGCCTACCTCGGCGAGCTGGAGGCGGCGACGACCTGCTTCGACGACAGCCTGGAGTCGGCGGAACTGACCGGCAGCGAGGAGCTGCGCGTCATGGCGTTGACCTTCGGGTGCTGGATCACCACCTGGCGCGGCGACCTGGCCGAGGCGCTCCGCCTGGGTAAGGAGGCCATCGTCGTCGACAACCAGGCGACGGCCACGAGTTCCTGGCGCAGTGGCCAGGCCGAGGCGATGCTGGCGCAGGCGATGTTGCACGCGGGTGATCCGCACGCCTGCATCGAGCTGCTGCTCACCAGTGGCGGCGGTGCCGAGCTGCCCGCGGTGGGCCTGCGGACCAGGCCGTTGGTGTACCTGATGCTCACGGAGGCGGAGGCCGTGGCCGGCCGGGTCGCCGCGGCCGCGGAATGGGCCGACCGAGCGGAGGACGCAGCCGGTCGGCTCAATCTTCCGCTGCGCACCGCCATGGCACAGCAGGCCCGCGCGATCGCCACGCTGCCGACGGATCCGGCGGCAGCCGCACCGCTCGCCGTCGCCGCTGCCGGAACGTTCGGCCGGATCGGGGCGGCCGTGGAGGCCGGGCGGGCGCACTTGCTCGCCGCGACGGCGTTCGGCGGCAGCGGGGCGATGGAACAGGCCCGTACGCACCTCGTGTCCGCCCGCGCATTGTTCACGCGGTGCGACGCGCAACTGTTCCTGCCGCAGGTCGCGCGCGAGGAGCGGCGCCTGAACGCGCGCGGCCCCCGGCCCGAAAGCGGCGCCGAGCGGTTCGACTTGACCGCCCGTGAGGTCGAGATAGTCAACCTGGTCTCGGACGGCCTGACCAACCGGGACATCGGCCAACGGCTGCACTTGAGTCCCAAGACCATCGAAGTCCACCTGGGCCGGGTCTACGCGAAGGTCGGCGTCTCCGGTCGTGCTGCTCTGGCCGGTGTGTGGGCCGCCGCGGCGCGCGATTGA
- a CDS encoding PRC-barrel domain-containing protein, giving the protein MTENVWGYRETSGRLQGVDLTGFKVEAVDGGIGKVDKHSDEAGSAYIVVDTGPWIFGKEVLLPAGTVSRIDVDDETIYVDRTKEQIKNAPEFHREKHLQDEAYRAEIGTYYGIGGPFGGRLV; this is encoded by the coding sequence ATGACGGAGAACGTGTGGGGCTACCGCGAGACCTCGGGCCGTCTGCAGGGCGTCGACCTGACGGGATTCAAGGTCGAGGCCGTCGACGGCGGTATCGGCAAGGTGGACAAGCACTCCGATGAGGCCGGGTCTGCGTACATCGTGGTGGACACCGGTCCGTGGATCTTCGGCAAGGAGGTCCTCCTCCCGGCCGGCACGGTATCCCGTATCGACGTGGACGACGAGACGATCTACGTCGACCGGACGAAGGAACAGATCAAGAACGCCCCCGAGTTCCACCGCGAGAAGCACCTACAGGACGAGGCCTACCGCGCGGAAATCGGCACGTACTACGGCATCGGCGGGCCGTTCGGCGGCCGCCTCGTCTGA
- a CDS encoding DUF4235 domain-containing protein, protein MKASKVAYKPVGLALGAGAGLLAGAIFNEVWKLAGHEDEAPNATDEDRPWREILIAAAIQGAIFALVKAAVQRSGAVAVRRVSGTWPA, encoded by the coding sequence ATGAAGGCATCGAAAGTCGCCTACAAGCCGGTCGGGTTGGCTCTCGGGGCCGGCGCCGGCCTGCTGGCCGGGGCGATCTTCAACGAGGTCTGGAAACTCGCGGGGCACGAGGACGAGGCCCCGAACGCCACGGACGAGGATCGGCCGTGGCGCGAGATACTGATCGCCGCCGCAATTCAGGGCGCGATCTTCGCCCTGGTCAAAGCAGCCGTCCAGAGGTCCGGGGCAGTTGCCGTACGGCGCGTGTCGGGCACCTGGCCGGCCTGA
- a CDS encoding DUF5133 domain-containing protein has translation MLMAHPAVLARLVEEYEMVSQPQVGGRRELLRQRLEDVVYTLCVSTGTRDIDAALASARERMGAAWLTVADGPAAVV, from the coding sequence GTGCTGATGGCTCACCCTGCGGTGCTGGCACGTCTGGTGGAGGAGTACGAGATGGTGTCGCAGCCTCAGGTCGGAGGCCGTCGGGAACTGCTGCGGCAGCGGCTGGAGGACGTGGTCTACACGCTGTGCGTGTCGACCGGGACACGCGACATCGATGCCGCGCTGGCCTCGGCCCGGGAACGGATGGGCGCCGCCTGGCTCACTGTCGCGGACGGCCCGGCGGCGGTGGTCTGA
- a CDS encoding protealysin inhibitor emfourin, which translates to MLITVTRTGGFAGRERTASLDTEYRSDGAELERLAERALSGECPADREPVPDGFSYVVHVDGKLVELRDPYLTEEQRQLISTVLGEGA; encoded by the coding sequence ATGCTGATCACCGTCACCCGTACCGGCGGGTTCGCAGGCAGGGAACGGACCGCTTCCCTCGACACGGAGTACCGAAGCGACGGCGCCGAGCTTGAGCGCCTGGCCGAGCGAGCCCTGAGCGGTGAGTGCCCCGCGGACCGGGAGCCCGTGCCGGACGGGTTCAGCTACGTCGTCCACGTCGACGGCAAGCTGGTGGAGTTACGGGATCCGTACCTCACCGAGGAACAACGGCAGCTGATTTCCACCGTTCTGGGCGAGGGCGCCTGA
- the ppk2 gene encoding polyphosphate kinase 2: MNEEQRGSLPEAGLLAGLSVDATRPEQPVLLDGSGAPIRTWRENYPYDRKVRRSEYERTKRILQIELLKLQRWVKDTGARVVVICEGRDAAGKGGTIQRFTERLNPRGARIVALDKPSEREAGQWYFQRYIAHLPDRGEIVFFDRSWYNRAGVEKVMGFCTVVEYQRFLRQCPAFEAMLVEDGILLIKFWFSVSRAEQRTRFAIRQVDPVRQWKLSSTDVASLDRWDAYTTAKIEMFRATDTAHAPWTVVKTNDKRRGRLEAMRSLLWRLDYTSKDEAAVGRPDPLIVGAADTLLETGEEPADLSPTPLGGPPTGPGHHPGPRMPPAGMRTADRPADGQGRTRDSD; encoded by the coding sequence ATGAACGAAGAACAGCGCGGCTCGCTGCCCGAGGCGGGGCTGCTCGCGGGTCTGAGCGTGGACGCGACACGGCCGGAGCAGCCGGTGTTGCTGGACGGATCCGGAGCGCCGATCCGGACCTGGCGCGAGAACTACCCCTACGACCGGAAGGTCCGGCGGTCGGAGTACGAGCGGACGAAGCGGATCCTGCAGATCGAACTGCTGAAGCTGCAGCGCTGGGTCAAGGACACCGGGGCCCGCGTGGTGGTGATCTGCGAGGGCAGGGACGCGGCGGGCAAAGGCGGCACCATCCAGCGTTTCACGGAACGGCTCAACCCCCGTGGCGCACGGATCGTCGCCCTGGACAAGCCGAGCGAGCGGGAAGCCGGCCAGTGGTACTTCCAGCGCTACATCGCGCACCTGCCCGATCGCGGGGAGATCGTCTTCTTCGACCGTTCCTGGTACAACCGCGCCGGCGTAGAGAAGGTCATGGGATTCTGCACCGTGGTCGAGTACCAGCGATTCCTCCGCCAGTGTCCGGCCTTCGAAGCGATGCTCGTCGAGGACGGCATCCTGCTGATCAAGTTCTGGTTCTCGGTCTCCCGCGCCGAACAGCGCACCCGCTTCGCGATCCGCCAGGTCGACCCCGTACGCCAGTGGAAGCTCTCATCCACCGATGTGGCGTCCCTGGACCGTTGGGACGCCTACACCACCGCCAAGATCGAGATGTTTCGCGCCACCGACACCGCCCACGCACCCTGGACCGTGGTCAAGACCAACGACAAACGGCGCGGGAGGCTGGAGGCGATGCGCAGCCTGCTGTGGCGTCTGGACTACACCAGCAAGGACGAGGCGGCCGTCGGCAGGCCCGACCCGCTGATCGTCGGCGCCGCCGACACCCTCCTCGAAACGGGCGAGGAACCGGCAGACCTCTCACCCACACCCCTGGGAGGCCCGCCCACCGGCCCCGGCCACCACCCCGGCCCGCGAATGCCCCCCGCCGGGATGCGTACGGCTGATCGCCCCGCGGACGGGCAGGGGCGGACTCGGGATTCCGACTGA
- a CDS encoding GNAT family N-acetyltransferase, with the protein MHSSSSEDLSELTTERLCLRTWTASEARAVRHSEGSVRRADWAEDFPSEGDSVIAGLLDDNPAWLGSFGHRLIIERDTGIVVGSIGLFWPPSEGALELGYGVVASRRGRGYATEATRALAAFALTAPGVHTVTAGVELSNPASVRVLEKSGFERYDTTPAEDAASVARFGATQHNLRQ; encoded by the coding sequence GTGCATTCCTCTTCTTCCGAGGACCTCTCCGAACTGACCACCGAGCGGCTCTGCCTGCGCACCTGGACCGCGTCCGAGGCCCGCGCCGTCCGCCACAGCGAAGGCAGCGTCCGGCGGGCCGACTGGGCCGAAGACTTCCCCTCCGAAGGCGACAGCGTCATCGCGGGCCTCCTCGACGACAACCCCGCCTGGCTCGGCAGCTTCGGCCACCGGCTGATCATCGAGCGGGACACCGGTATCGTCGTCGGCTCCATCGGCCTGTTCTGGCCGCCCTCCGAGGGGGCACTCGAACTCGGGTACGGCGTCGTCGCCTCCCGACGCGGCCGGGGCTACGCCACCGAGGCCACCCGGGCGCTCGCCGCCTTCGCCCTCACCGCGCCCGGCGTCCACACCGTGACCGCCGGCGTGGAACTGTCGAATCCGGCCTCCGTCCGCGTGCTGGAGAAGTCCGGCTTCGAGCGGTACGACACCACCCCGGCCGAAGACGCCGCAAGCGTGGCCCGCTTCGGAGCCACACAGCACAACCTTCGCCAGTAG
- a CDS encoding SAM-dependent methyltransferase produces the protein MTALNDLVRPDRYPRSSRYDPAWLVGLDMGPNPLWLLEDLARDLDLRPGMRVLDLGSGKGATSVFLAREFGVDVVAADWWIPAEDAAAVFAEAGVGDRVSAVQAEAHALPFEPESFDAIVSIDAFEYFGTADGYLPYLTRFLRPGGQLGVATPAMTREVRDLGVIPPHIKRVVGWEAIAWHTAQWWRFQWEITELVDVTSARLQEDAWRDWLLWARACAELQPDGDRTNRPVIDMLTEDRGEHLSFALVTARKR, from the coding sequence GTGACTGCTTTGAATGACCTTGTGCGGCCCGACCGTTACCCGCGCTCATCCCGTTACGACCCGGCCTGGCTCGTCGGCCTCGACATGGGCCCGAACCCGTTGTGGCTACTGGAGGACCTGGCCCGGGACCTCGATCTGCGCCCCGGGATGCGGGTCCTCGACCTCGGCTCCGGCAAGGGCGCCACGTCCGTCTTCCTCGCCCGGGAGTTCGGCGTGGATGTCGTCGCCGCCGACTGGTGGATACCCGCCGAGGACGCGGCCGCCGTCTTCGCCGAGGCGGGCGTAGGCGACCGAGTGTCAGCGGTGCAGGCTGAGGCGCACGCCCTGCCGTTCGAGCCGGAGAGCTTCGACGCGATCGTGAGCATCGACGCGTTCGAGTACTTCGGCACCGCCGACGGCTACCTGCCCTACCTGACCCGCTTCCTTCGCCCCGGCGGCCAGTTGGGTGTTGCCACCCCCGCCATGACCCGGGAGGTCCGCGACCTCGGCGTGATCCCGCCCCACATCAAGCGCGTGGTCGGCTGGGAGGCGATCGCCTGGCACACGGCGCAATGGTGGCGCTTCCAGTGGGAGATCACCGAACTGGTGGACGTCACTTCCGCGCGGCTCCAGGAGGACGCCTGGCGGGACTGGCTGCTGTGGGCGCGGGCGTGCGCCGAACTCCAGCCGGACGGCGACAGGACCAACCGGCCGGTGATCGACATGCTCACCGAGGACCGCGGGGAACACCTTTCCTTCGCCCTGGTGACCGCCCGCAAGCGGTGA
- a CDS encoding zinc-dependent alcohol dehydrogenase family protein yields MRGAVIHAPGDVRFESLDDPKLLHPTDAIIRTAVTCVCGSDLWPYRGAEPIGDPHPMGHEYVGFVEEVGSEVTSVRPGQFVIGSFATSDNTCANCLGGFQSNCLHREFMSTCQADSVRIPNAQGTLVATDEVPGEELWPSLLAVSDVMGTGWWAADAAEVKPGSTAVVVGDGAVGLCAVIAAKERGAERIIAMSRHASRQKLAREFGATDIVTERGDEGVARIKELTGGIGADSVLECVGTAQAMQQALHSARPGGNVGFVGVPHGVSVDGQELFFSHVGLRGGPAPVRRYLPDLIDRVLSGRIDPGKVFDLTLPLEQVADGYRAMDERRAIKALLKP; encoded by the coding sequence ATGCGCGGCGCAGTGATTCATGCTCCCGGAGACGTCCGCTTCGAGTCGCTGGACGACCCCAAGCTCCTCCACCCGACCGATGCGATCATCCGGACGGCCGTGACCTGTGTGTGCGGCTCGGACCTGTGGCCCTACCGCGGCGCGGAGCCGATCGGCGACCCGCACCCGATGGGCCACGAGTACGTCGGCTTCGTCGAGGAGGTCGGCTCCGAGGTCACCTCGGTGCGGCCGGGCCAGTTCGTCATCGGCTCCTTCGCCACCTCCGACAACACCTGCGCGAACTGCCTGGGCGGCTTCCAGTCGAACTGCCTGCACCGCGAGTTCATGTCCACCTGCCAGGCCGACTCTGTGCGCATCCCCAACGCCCAGGGCACCCTGGTCGCCACCGACGAGGTGCCGGGCGAGGAGCTGTGGCCGAGCCTGCTGGCCGTCTCCGACGTCATGGGCACCGGCTGGTGGGCCGCGGACGCCGCCGAGGTGAAGCCCGGCTCGACCGCCGTGGTGGTCGGGGACGGTGCGGTCGGCCTGTGCGCGGTGATCGCGGCGAAGGAGAGGGGCGCGGAGCGGATCATCGCCATGTCCCGCCACGCGAGCCGGCAGAAGCTCGCGCGGGAGTTCGGTGCGACCGACATCGTCACCGAGCGCGGCGACGAGGGCGTCGCCCGGATCAAGGAGCTGACCGGCGGGATCGGCGCCGACAGCGTGCTGGAGTGCGTCGGCACCGCCCAGGCCATGCAGCAGGCCCTGCACTCCGCCCGCCCCGGCGGCAACGTCGGCTTCGTCGGGGTTCCCCACGGCGTTTCCGTTGACGGGCAGGAGCTGTTCTTCTCCCACGTCGGCCTGCGCGGCGGCCCCGCACCCGTACGCCGCTACCTGCCCGACCTCATCGACCGCGTCCTTTCCGGCCGCATCGACCCGGGCAAGGTCTTCGACCTCACCCTTCCCCTGGAGCAGGTCGCCGACGGCTACCGGGCGATGGACGAGCGCCGCGCCATCAAGGCCCTCCTCAAGCCCTGA
- a CDS encoding TetR/AcrR family transcriptional regulator C-terminal domain-containing protein, translated as MADLEAILSALRHAPGIGDDDPNALMRALQAVNGYVLGAVRHEVVERRAERESGQTERQWQAASGPCLRRLFATGLYLAVAHLVTGGNDHDPAAMFAAGLNITLTGLAAPA; from the coding sequence ATGGCTGACCTGGAGGCGATCCTGTCGGCCCTGCGGCACGCCCCGGGCATCGGCGACGACGACCCGAACGCCCTGATGCGCGCCCTCCAGGCGGTGAACGGCTACGTACTCGGCGCCGTCCGCCACGAGGTCGTCGAACGGCGCGCCGAACGCGAGAGCGGCCAGACGGAACGCCAGTGGCAGGCCGCCTCCGGCCCCTGCCTCCGGCGCCTCTTCGCCACCGGCCTTTACCTCGCCGTCGCCCACCTCGTCACGGGCGGCAACGACCATGACCCGGCAGCGATGTTCGCCGCCGGCCTGAACATCACCCTGACCGGCCTGGCAGCTCCGGCCTGA
- a CDS encoding lipase/acyltransferase domain-containing protein, with amino-acid sequence MNARHLVVVIPGIGGSVLERTRPDGRGARAWDAGPKGIVGLLVRPGRLSLDEEPELRPVGLITSKHLLPGWTVVHGYEGLVQGVGAGVPGARIDFGHPERPDLHADVLLFPYDFRRSIAEAADRLAAQIHLRLAGLSAAERRGRVVVVAHSMGGLVARYWLGVLGGWRECRALITLGTPHRGAPKALDWLVNGVRVGGVPLPRTSQVIRGWPSVAELLPRYPMILDTGGLSGPPRDVPDAAERDDGGRRILYPHQLPLDWLRPHARRAFDLHRQIETAWAEIPRSGTEMRPRFSWSHPTLTAGHWDGTRLWFTREQPAWLAPDGWEDDLGDGTVPAASAVPIEDSDRDTSGMRTRERHGPLAAADWVGPLIGGYLRRDGLARLRGGDERPVSLGLELAEAYLPDAPIPVRATVLGQPGEAASQAPADPLWAVARPDGDPDAEPVAVPLEWDARTRDFRGELPAAAPGLHTVTVTARDVPGGGDLSVGETLAVIDGEEE; translated from the coding sequence ATGAACGCAAGGCACCTGGTCGTGGTGATTCCCGGGATCGGGGGCAGCGTCCTGGAGCGCACCAGGCCCGACGGCAGGGGGGCTCGAGCCTGGGACGCCGGCCCGAAGGGCATCGTGGGACTTCTGGTGCGTCCTGGCCGGCTAAGCCTCGACGAGGAGCCGGAGCTGCGGCCAGTCGGGCTGATCACCTCCAAGCACCTGCTTCCCGGGTGGACGGTCGTGCACGGCTACGAAGGGCTCGTCCAGGGGGTCGGCGCCGGCGTCCCAGGCGCCCGGATCGACTTCGGGCACCCCGAACGACCGGACCTGCACGCCGACGTGCTGCTCTTCCCGTACGACTTCCGGCGCAGTATCGCCGAGGCGGCAGACCGGCTGGCCGCTCAGATCCATCTCCGGCTGGCGGGCCTGAGCGCAGCGGAACGGCGCGGCCGGGTGGTCGTGGTGGCGCACTCAATGGGCGGCCTGGTGGCCCGGTACTGGCTGGGCGTCCTCGGGGGCTGGCGGGAGTGCCGTGCGCTCATCACGCTGGGGACGCCGCACCGCGGCGCGCCCAAGGCACTCGACTGGCTCGTCAACGGCGTCCGGGTCGGGGGCGTGCCGTTACCGAGGACGTCCCAGGTCATCCGCGGCTGGCCGTCGGTGGCCGAACTCCTGCCCCGCTACCCGATGATCCTCGACACCGGCGGCCTGTCCGGGCCGCCGCGGGACGTGCCCGACGCAGCGGAGCGGGACGACGGCGGCCGGCGGATCCTGTACCCGCACCAGCTCCCCCTCGACTGGCTGCGCCCGCACGCCCGGCGCGCGTTCGACCTGCACCGGCAGATCGAGACGGCGTGGGCGGAGATACCGCGGTCGGGGACGGAGATGCGCCCCCGGTTCTCCTGGTCCCACCCCACCCTGACCGCCGGGCACTGGGATGGCACCCGGCTGTGGTTCACCCGGGAGCAGCCCGCCTGGCTCGCCCCCGACGGCTGGGAGGACGACCTCGGGGACGGCACCGTCCCCGCAGCCAGCGCGGTGCCGATCGAGGACAGCGACCGGGACACCTCGGGCATGCGGACCCGCGAACGGCACGGTCCGCTCGCCGCTGCGGACTGGGTCGGCCCGCTCATCGGCGGCTACCTGCGGCGCGACGGACTGGCCCGACTGCGGGGCGGCGACGAGCGGCCGGTTTCGCTGGGACTGGAACTGGCGGAGGCGTATCTCCCCGACGCGCCGATACCGGTGCGCGCCACGGTGCTCGGCCAGCCCGGTGAAGCGGCCTCGCAGGCTCCCGCGGACCCGCTGTGGGCGGTGGCTCGGCCCGACGGCGACCCGGACGCGGAGCCGGTGGCGGTGCCGTTGGAGTGGGACGCCCGCACCCGGGACTTCCGCGGCGAACTCCCGGCCGCCGCGCCGGGTCTGCACACCGTGACGGTCACCGCGCGGGACGTGCCTGGCGGGGGAGACCTGTCGGTCGGCGAGACGCTCGCCGTGATCGACGGGGAGGAGGAATGA